Proteins from a single region of Theobroma cacao cultivar B97-61/B2 chromosome 10, Criollo_cocoa_genome_V2, whole genome shotgun sequence:
- the LOC18586735 gene encoding probable aspartyl aminopeptidase isoform X3, whose product MAAISRVQLLHHPSSVFSRLPHSPSSSFAFSLRRRKFSSSPPLLCSLSSSSSSSSTNASIVGDLLDYLNESWTQFHATAEAKRQLIAAGFHLLNENDEWDLKPGGRYFFTRNMSCLVAFAIGEKYIVGNGFHVIAAHTDSPCLKLKPKSASSKSNYLMLNVQTYGGGLWHTWFDRDLSVAGRVIVRASDGSFLHKLVKVKRPLLRVPTLAIHLNRTVNTDGFKPNLETHLVPLLATKPEEEAAEPKEKSSLSSKAVHHPLLMQILSDELCCDVDDIVNIELNICDTQPSCLGGANNEFIFSGRLDNLASSYCALRALVDSCGSPGDLSSEHAIRMVALFDNEEVGSDSFQGAGAPTMFQAMRRIVGSLANSYGGGSAFDRAIRQSFLVSADMAHGVHPNFMDKHEEHHRPEMRKGLVIKHNANQRYATSGVTAFLFKEVGKIHNLPTQV is encoded by the exons ATGGCAGCGATAAGTCGAGTGCAACTCCTACACCACCCTTCATCAGTCTTCTCCAGATTACCTCATTCGCCCTCCTCCTCCTTCGCCTTCAGTCTCCGCCGCCGCAAATTCTCCAGCTCTCCTCCTCTGCTCTGCTCACTATCATCAtcgtcatcatcatcatccacGAATGCGTCCATAGTTGGAGATCTTTTGGATTATCTCAACGAATCCTGGACTCAGTTTCACGCTACTG CTGAAGCGAAACGACAGCTGATTGCTGCTGGTTTTCACTTACTAAATGAGAATGATGAGTGGGACCTTAAGCCTGGTGGACGCTACTTCTTCACTAGGAATATGTCTTGTTTGGTTGCTTTCGCCATAGGAGAAAA GTACATTGTTGGTAATGGCTTTCATGTTATTGCTGCGCATACAGACAGCCCTTGTCTCAAACTTAAACCAAAGTCAGCTTCATCCAAGTCCAATTATCTCATGCTCAATGTACAGACTTATGGAGGTGGTTTGTGGCACACTTGGTTTGATAGAGACCTAAGTGTTGCAGGAAGAGTCATAGTTAGAGCTAGTGATGGTTCATTTCTCCACAAGCTTGTCAAAGTAAAGAGACCTCTTCTACGAGTACCCACATTGGCAATTCATCTTAACCG CACAGTGAACACAGATGGATTTAAACCAAATCTAGAGACTCACCTTGTTCCACTACTTGCAACAAAAccagaagaagaagctgcagAACCAAAAGAGAAAAGTAGTTTGTCTTCCAAGGCTGTTCATCATCCACTACTTATGCAG ATTTTGTCAGATGAGCTGTGTTGTGATGTTGATGACATAGTCAATATTGAGTTGAATATTTGTGATACCCAACCTAGCTGCCTTGGAGGCGCCAACAACGAATTTATATTCTCTGGAAGGTTAGATAACCTTGCTTCGAGTTATTGTGCTTTGAGAGCTCTGGTTGATTCATGTGGATCACCTGGTGATTTATCAAGTGAACATGCTATTCGGATGGTTGCTTTATTTGATAATGAGGAG GTAGGTTCGGATTCATTTCAAGGAGCTGGGGCACCAACGATGTTTCAGGCAATGAGACGCATTGTTGGTTCCTTAGCGAATAGTTATGGTGGTGGGAGTGCCTTTGACCGTGCAATTCGCCAATCTTTTCTTG TATCTGCTGATATGGCCCATGGAGTTCATCCAAATTTCATGGATAAGCATGAAGAACACCATCGGCCAGAAATGCGTAAAGGTCTTGTGATCAAGCATAATGCAAACCAGCGTTATGCTACCAGTGGAGTAACAGCTTTTCTCTTCAAAGAAGTAGGAAAAATTCATAACCTTCCTACTCAG GTGTGA
- the LOC18586735 gene encoding probable aspartyl aminopeptidase isoform X1: MAAISRVQLLHHPSSVFSRLPHSPSSSFAFSLRRRKFSSSPPLLCSLSSSSSSSSTNASIVGDLLDYLNESWTQFHATAEAKRQLIAAGFHLLNENDEWDLKPGGRYFFTRNMSCLVAFAIGEKYIVGNGFHVIAAHTDSPCLKLKPKSASSKSNYLMLNVQTYGGGLWHTWFDRDLSVAGRVIVRASDGSFLHKLVKVKRPLLRVPTLAIHLNRTVNTDGFKPNLETHLVPLLATKPEEEAAEPKEKSSLSSKAVHHPLLMQILSDELCCDVDDIVNIELNICDTQPSCLGGANNEFIFSGRLDNLASSYCALRALVDSCGSPGDLSSEHAIRMVALFDNEEVGSDSFQGAGAPTMFQAMRRIVGSLANSYGGGSAFDRAIRQSFLVSADMAHGVHPNFMDKHEEHHRPEMRKGLVIKHNANQRYATSGVTAFLFKEVGKIHNLPTQDFVVRNDMGCGSTIGPILASGVGIRTVDCGIAQLSMHSVREVCGKDDIDIAYKHFKAFYQIFSSIDRKLIVD; encoded by the exons ATGGCAGCGATAAGTCGAGTGCAACTCCTACACCACCCTTCATCAGTCTTCTCCAGATTACCTCATTCGCCCTCCTCCTCCTTCGCCTTCAGTCTCCGCCGCCGCAAATTCTCCAGCTCTCCTCCTCTGCTCTGCTCACTATCATCAtcgtcatcatcatcatccacGAATGCGTCCATAGTTGGAGATCTTTTGGATTATCTCAACGAATCCTGGACTCAGTTTCACGCTACTG CTGAAGCGAAACGACAGCTGATTGCTGCTGGTTTTCACTTACTAAATGAGAATGATGAGTGGGACCTTAAGCCTGGTGGACGCTACTTCTTCACTAGGAATATGTCTTGTTTGGTTGCTTTCGCCATAGGAGAAAA GTACATTGTTGGTAATGGCTTTCATGTTATTGCTGCGCATACAGACAGCCCTTGTCTCAAACTTAAACCAAAGTCAGCTTCATCCAAGTCCAATTATCTCATGCTCAATGTACAGACTTATGGAGGTGGTTTGTGGCACACTTGGTTTGATAGAGACCTAAGTGTTGCAGGAAGAGTCATAGTTAGAGCTAGTGATGGTTCATTTCTCCACAAGCTTGTCAAAGTAAAGAGACCTCTTCTACGAGTACCCACATTGGCAATTCATCTTAACCG CACAGTGAACACAGATGGATTTAAACCAAATCTAGAGACTCACCTTGTTCCACTACTTGCAACAAAAccagaagaagaagctgcagAACCAAAAGAGAAAAGTAGTTTGTCTTCCAAGGCTGTTCATCATCCACTACTTATGCAG ATTTTGTCAGATGAGCTGTGTTGTGATGTTGATGACATAGTCAATATTGAGTTGAATATTTGTGATACCCAACCTAGCTGCCTTGGAGGCGCCAACAACGAATTTATATTCTCTGGAAGGTTAGATAACCTTGCTTCGAGTTATTGTGCTTTGAGAGCTCTGGTTGATTCATGTGGATCACCTGGTGATTTATCAAGTGAACATGCTATTCGGATGGTTGCTTTATTTGATAATGAGGAG GTAGGTTCGGATTCATTTCAAGGAGCTGGGGCACCAACGATGTTTCAGGCAATGAGACGCATTGTTGGTTCCTTAGCGAATAGTTATGGTGGTGGGAGTGCCTTTGACCGTGCAATTCGCCAATCTTTTCTTG TATCTGCTGATATGGCCCATGGAGTTCATCCAAATTTCATGGATAAGCATGAAGAACACCATCGGCCAGAAATGCGTAAAGGTCTTGTGATCAAGCATAATGCAAACCAGCGTTATGCTACCAGTGGAGTAACAGCTTTTCTCTTCAAAGAAGTAGGAAAAATTCATAACCTTCCTACTCAG GATTTTGTGGTAAGAAATGATATGGGATGCGGATCCACCATTGGTCCAATACTTGCTTCAGGAGTGGGCATACGTACTGTTGATTGTGGCATTGCTCAGCTTTCTATGCACAG TGTGAGAGAAGTATGTGGGAAGGACGACATAGACATTGCTTACAAGCACTTCAAGGCATTTTACCAAATTTTCTCCAGCATAGACAGGAAGCTGATTGTGGACTAA
- the LOC18586735 gene encoding probable aspartyl aminopeptidase isoform X2, with the protein MAAISRVQLLHHPSSVFSRLPHSPSSSFAFSLRRRKFSSSPPLLCSLSSSSSSSSTNASIVGDLLDYLNESWTQFHATAEAKRQLIAAGFHLLNENDEWDLKPGGRYFFTRNMSCLVAFAIGEKYIVGNGFHVIAAHTDSPCLKLKPKSASSKSNYLMLNVQTYGGGLWHTWFDRDLSVAGRVIVRASDGSFLHKLVKVKRPLLRVPTLAIHLNRTVNTDGFKPNLETHLVPLLATKPEEEAAEPKEKSSLSSKAVHHPLLMQILSDELCCDVDDIVNIELNICDTQPSCLGGANNEFIFSGRLDNLASSYCALRALVDSCGSPGDLSSEHAIRMVALFDNEEVGSDSFQGAGAPTMFQAMRRIVGSLANSYGGGSAFDRAIRQSFLVSADMAHGVHPNFMDKHEEHHRPEMRKGLVIKHNANQRYATSGVTAFLFKEVGKIHNLPTQGWWM; encoded by the exons ATGGCAGCGATAAGTCGAGTGCAACTCCTACACCACCCTTCATCAGTCTTCTCCAGATTACCTCATTCGCCCTCCTCCTCCTTCGCCTTCAGTCTCCGCCGCCGCAAATTCTCCAGCTCTCCTCCTCTGCTCTGCTCACTATCATCAtcgtcatcatcatcatccacGAATGCGTCCATAGTTGGAGATCTTTTGGATTATCTCAACGAATCCTGGACTCAGTTTCACGCTACTG CTGAAGCGAAACGACAGCTGATTGCTGCTGGTTTTCACTTACTAAATGAGAATGATGAGTGGGACCTTAAGCCTGGTGGACGCTACTTCTTCACTAGGAATATGTCTTGTTTGGTTGCTTTCGCCATAGGAGAAAA GTACATTGTTGGTAATGGCTTTCATGTTATTGCTGCGCATACAGACAGCCCTTGTCTCAAACTTAAACCAAAGTCAGCTTCATCCAAGTCCAATTATCTCATGCTCAATGTACAGACTTATGGAGGTGGTTTGTGGCACACTTGGTTTGATAGAGACCTAAGTGTTGCAGGAAGAGTCATAGTTAGAGCTAGTGATGGTTCATTTCTCCACAAGCTTGTCAAAGTAAAGAGACCTCTTCTACGAGTACCCACATTGGCAATTCATCTTAACCG CACAGTGAACACAGATGGATTTAAACCAAATCTAGAGACTCACCTTGTTCCACTACTTGCAACAAAAccagaagaagaagctgcagAACCAAAAGAGAAAAGTAGTTTGTCTTCCAAGGCTGTTCATCATCCACTACTTATGCAG ATTTTGTCAGATGAGCTGTGTTGTGATGTTGATGACATAGTCAATATTGAGTTGAATATTTGTGATACCCAACCTAGCTGCCTTGGAGGCGCCAACAACGAATTTATATTCTCTGGAAGGTTAGATAACCTTGCTTCGAGTTATTGTGCTTTGAGAGCTCTGGTTGATTCATGTGGATCACCTGGTGATTTATCAAGTGAACATGCTATTCGGATGGTTGCTTTATTTGATAATGAGGAG GTAGGTTCGGATTCATTTCAAGGAGCTGGGGCACCAACGATGTTTCAGGCAATGAGACGCATTGTTGGTTCCTTAGCGAATAGTTATGGTGGTGGGAGTGCCTTTGACCGTGCAATTCGCCAATCTTTTCTTG TATCTGCTGATATGGCCCATGGAGTTCATCCAAATTTCATGGATAAGCATGAAGAACACCATCGGCCAGAAATGCGTAAAGGTCTTGTGATCAAGCATAATGCAAACCAGCGTTATGCTACCAGTGGAGTAACAGCTTTTCTCTTCAAAGAAGTAGGAAAAATTCATAACCTTCCTACTCAG GGTTGGTGGATGTAG